GGCTTCATCGTGAGGTTCTTAGGGAAAAGATCCTTGAGACCTTTAGAAATCGGGTCTATCACATTGCACCTTCTAGTCTAGACTCTCAAAAGAGGCGTGAATACGCCAAGATGAAAAGACGAAGGAGAACAGCAGCACGAAGAGCTAAGTGATCTTATGATCATCTAAGTTTTTATTCGTTCAAATTATGTCCGAAATTCTGGAAAGAATGAGAAAAGATATGTTCAAGGCCGTAAAAGATCACGACCAGGTCATTTCTGGGATCATTCAATTAGCTATAGCAAGTGTGAAGAATTTTGAGATATCAAAGGGTGAAGATGTATCAGAAGAAGAGATCATAGAAGTACTTCGCAAAGAATCTAAGAAATTGCAAGATAGTATTGATCAATTTACCTCTGCAGGTAGGACAGATCTTGTAGATTCCACTCGTATCCAATTAGAATATATCAAACAGTATCTCCCTCAAATGATGAACCTAGAAGAGATCGAGGGATTTGTTGATTCAACAATAAAAGAGATGGGGGAGGTGAGTATGAAAGATATGGGTAGGGTTATGGGTGCAGTAATGGGTAAGTTACAAGGAAAAGCAGAGGGAAATGCAGTAAAAGATATAGTGATCAAGAAGTTAAGCTGAATGTTTCTGCCCAATGAAAAAAGGTCAGCCAAAGATCGTGTTATTTGGTGTTAGATCCCTTCCACCCAATATCCAAGAACATACTCTTCTGCAAAATATCGAAAAGATGATCGATCTGATATCCGCCGAGATCAAACTGGTTGTTGATGTGATAG
The window above is part of the Candidatus Nomurabacteria bacterium genome. Proteins encoded here:
- the rpsU gene encoding 30S ribosomal protein S21; the protein is MAVIVHSNESIDSALKRLHREVLREKILETFRNRVYHIAPSSLDSQKRREYAKMKRRRRTAARRAK
- a CDS encoding GatB/YqeY domain-containing protein; amino-acid sequence: MSEILERMRKDMFKAVKDHDQVISGIIQLAIASVKNFEISKGEDVSEEEIIEVLRKESKKLQDSIDQFTSAGRTDLVDSTRIQLEYIKQYLPQMMNLEEIEGFVDSTIKEMGEVSMKDMGRVMGAVMGKLQGKAEGNAVKDIVIKKLS